The Deltaproteobacteria bacterium PRO3 genomic sequence GGCCGCCCCACCCTGGTCAGCGGCACGGTCAAATACAAAAATTTCTCGGGCGGCGAGCTCAAGGTCGAGGCCCGACGCTCGGTGCCTTGTCAGTACGGCCGCTGCCCCATCCTAGGCGAGCCCGCCGTCGCCGAACAGAAGCTGGCCGCGCCCGGGCCCTACTCCCTCGAGCTCCCGCAGAGCGCCGTCGACCTGATGATCATCGCGACGCTGCAGGGCCCCGACGGCCGGGTCCGCGTCGCCCACCTCTCGCCCTTAAGCGAGGCGCCGGAGATCGCCGACGCCGACCTCTCGCTGGACCGGCCCCACCCTCCGCTGCGCTGAGTCAAAACCCAAGCTCTTCTAAGCAACTTTTCAGCAATTCCGCCGATATCTTGATCGGTTGGGGTTAAATGGGAGTGAATTTATGGGTATTTTCCGTTCTCTCGCCCTCGCGGCGATCCTGGCGTTCAGCCTGTCCCTCACGGCCTGCGGCGGCTCTTCCGAGATGACGCCGGAACAGCAAAAAGAATACAACGACTTCTGGTCCCGCTCCTCCCTGCGCTTTCACGTCCAAGACGGCGGCGCCGCGACGAACGATTCCAACATCGTCACCGACGAGCCCAAAGCGACCACCCAAGTCATGATCCAAGGCGTCGTGAAGGCCCCCGGCTACGCCGGCGGCGCCATCACCCTCGAGGTGCGCCAGGCCGAGGCCTGCGCCGAGGGCTACTGCCCGGTCGAAGGCAAGGCCCCGCTGGCCGCGACCTCCGTCCCCGCTCCCGGATTCTTCAGCCTCATCGTCCCCTCCCAGGGACAAAAGACCACCCTCGTCGCCACGGGGGCTGGCCAATCCGCCATGCATTATCTGGGTGAATTGAGCGCCAAGGTCGACGGCGTCACGCTCACTCTGAAGTGATCTCGTCGGCGACCTCGTTGCGGTCGTCGCTCTGCCAGGGATAGAAGGCCTTGAGCTTCTCCCCGCAGCGCGCGATGCCCGCGCATAATCCCTCGACAAAGCGCCCCTGATGAAAATGCTCGAAGAGCGCGGCGCGGATCTCTTCCCAAAACTCCGCCGGCACTTTTTGATGAATCCCCTTGTCTCCCAGGATCGCGAAGCGGCGGTGGGACAATTCCAACAGGAACAAGATGCCGTTGCGGTCGCGCGTCTTCGTCATGCCCAGCTTCTCGAAGAGCCGCTGCCCCTTGCTCAAGAGGTCTTCCGAGCTGGAACGGATCACGTGAATGCGGATCTCGCCCGAGCTGTTGCGTTCCGCCTCGCGGATCGCCTTAATCAGCGTCTCCTGCTGCTCCGGGGTGAAGAAATGCTTGGGATCGTTTGCGCTCATGCCGTCACCAACTTCCCGAGGCGCCGCCGCCTCCGAAACTCCCGCCGCCGCTGCTGAAGCCGCCGCTCGAGCTGCCCGAGCTGGAGGACCCTCCGCTCCAGCCCCCGCCGGAACCACCCCAGGAGCCGCCGCCCAAACCGCCGTAACGGTAGGCGCCCGCACG encodes the following:
- a CDS encoding TPM domain-containing protein — its product is MSANDPKHFFTPEQQETLIKAIREAERNSSGEIRIHVIRSSSEDLLSKGQRLFEKLGMTKTRDRNGILFLLELSHRRFAILGDKGIHQKVPAEFWEEIRAALFEHFHQGRFVEGLCAGIARCGEKLKAFYPWQSDDRNEVADEITSE